One part of the Marmota flaviventris isolate mMarFla1 chromosome 4, mMarFla1.hap1, whole genome shotgun sequence genome encodes these proteins:
- the LOC114079138 gene encoding protein FAM24A-like, with product MFKSFDLRTIIMFAIGSGILAAMLMLIGLVLCLYVKLFKALKAAKECCSNKFQSKGNPPKGITETSPALQCCDECSMYTDYDSLPPCLCGTNEGL from the exons ATGTTTAAGTCTTTTGACCTCCGTACGATAATTATGTTCGCCATTGGTAGCGGGATCCTGGCGGCCATGCTCATGCTGATAGGACTGGTCCTCTGTCTTTACGTCAAACTCTTCAAGGCACTGAA aGCTGCAAAGGAATGCTGTTCAAACAAGTTCCAGAGTAAGGGAAACCCACCTAAAGGCATCACCGAGACTTCTCCTGCCCTCCAGTGCTGTGATGAATGTAGCATGTATACAGATTATGATTCCCTGCCACCTTGCCTTTGTGGCACAAATGAGGGACTCTGA
- the Cuzd1 gene encoding CUB and zona pellucida-like domain-containing protein 1, whose amino-acid sequence MEVAGRLIVSALLIASSLAELNSTEAQGRSTCTASLGGANLAETHKALILKLNADENCTWTIERPENKSIRIIFSHVQLDPDGMCESENIQVFDGNSTNGPLLGKICSKNDFVPVFESSYNTLTFQILTDSTRIQRSVFIFYYFFSSGTSIPNCGGYLDAMEGSFTSPNYPKPHPELAYCVWHIHVEKGYKIKLSFKEIFLEVDQHCRFDFIAVYDGSSTNSGLIEQVCGRGTPTFESSSDSLTVVLSTDYANSYRGFSASYTSIYAENVNTTSLTCASDKMRVIINKFYLESFGYNENNLQLNDPTCRPKVSNVVEFAIPLDECGTIKRVEDHSITYTNIITFTASPTSAVITRQKHLQIVVKCEMEHNSTVEMMYITEDDVIQNQIALGKYNTSMALFESDLFENPILESPYYVDLNQTLFVQVSLHTSDPNLVVFLDTCRASPTYDFASPIYDLIKSGCSRDETCKVYPLLRHYGRFQFSAFKFLRSLSSVYLQCKVLICDSSDHQSRCSQGCVSRRKRDTSSYKWKADSILGPIRLKRDRSSSGNSELLHQTHADKTESQPFDRLHLFSFVVLALNAVIVATIAAKRFVNQRTEYKYQRLQHH is encoded by the exons ATGGAGGTTGCAGGAAGGCTCATCGTTTCAGCTCTTTTAATTGCCTCCAGTTTGGCAGAGTTGAATTCAACTGAGGCTCAAG GCAGATCAACCTGCACTGCCAGTCTGGGAGGAGCCAATCTGGCAGAGACCCACAAAGCCCTAATCCTGAAACTCAATGCTGATGAGAACTGCACTTGGACCATAGAGAGACCAGAAAACAAGAGCATCAGAATCATCTTTTCCCATGTCCA GCTGGATCCAGATGGAATGTGCGAAAGTGAAAACATTCAAGTCTTTGATGGAAACTCCACCAATGGGCCTCTGCTAGGGAAAATCTGCAGTAAAAACGACTTTGTTCCTGTCTTTGAATCATCATACAATACACTGACATTTCAAATACTCACAGACTCCACAAGAATCCAAAGATCTGTCTTTATTTTCTACTACTTCTTTTCTTCTGGCACCT CTATTCCCAACTGTGGTGGTTACCTGGATGCTATGGAAGGATCCTTCACCAGCCCCAATTACCCAAAGCCGCACCCAGAGCTGGCTTATTGTGTGTGGCACATACACGTAGAGAAAGGTTATAAGATAAAACTAAGCTTCAAAGAGATTTT CCTGGAAGTCGATCAGCACTGCAGGTTTGATTTCATCGCTGTCTATGATGGCTCCTCCACCAACTCTGGCCTAATTGAACAAGTCTGTGGTCGCGGGACACCCACTTTTGAGTCTTCCTCAGACTCTTTGACGGTTGTGCTATCTACAGATTATGCCAACTCCTACCGGGGCTTTTCTGCTTCCTACACTTCAATTTATGCAGAAAATGTCAACACTA CATCTTTAACTTGTGCCTCTGACAAGATGAGAGTCATCATAAACAAATTCTACCTGGAGTCATTTGGCTATAATGAGAATAACTTACAACTAAATGACCCAACTTGCAGACCCAAAGTATCAAACGTTGTGGAATTTGCTATTCCTCTGGATGAATGTGGTACAATCAAAAGG GTAGAAGACCATTCAATTACTTACACCAATATAATCACTTTCACTGCATCTCCAACTTCGGCAGTGATCACCCGCCAGAAACACCTCCAGATTGTTGTGAAGTGTGAAATGGAACATAATTCCACCGTGGAGATGATGTACATAACAGAAGATGACGTTATACAAAATCAAATTGCACTGGGCAAATACAACACAAGCATGGCTCTTTTTGAGTCTGATTTATTCGAAAATCCCATACTTGAGTCACCGTATTATGTGGATCTGAACCAAACACTTTTCGTTCAAGTCAGTCTGCACACCTCAGACCCAAACTTGGTGGTGTTTCTGGATACCTGTAGAGCATCTCCCACATACGACTTTGCATCTCCAATCTATGACTTAATCAAGAGTGG ATGTAGTCGAGATGAGACTTGCAAGGTGTATCCCTTACTGAGACACTATGGAAGATTCCAGTTTAGTGCCTTTAAATTCTTGAGAAGTCTGAGCTCTGTATATCTGCAGTGTAAGGTTTTGATATGTGATAGTAGTGATCATCAGTCTCGCTGCAGTCAAGGCTGTGTCTCTAGAAGGAAGCGAGATACTTCTTCATACAAGTGGAAGGCCGACTCCATCTTGGGACCAATTCGTCTGAAAAGGGATCGCAGTTCGAGTGGAAATTCAG AACTTCTGCATCAAACACATGCAGACAAAACTGAGAGCCAGCCTTTTGACCGTCTGCATCTGTTTTCATTCGTGGTTCTTGCTCTGAACGCAGTGATTGTGGCTACAATTGCAGCAAAGCGTTTTGTAAATCAACGGACGGAATACAAATACCAGAGGTTGCAGCACCATTGA